Genomic DNA from Gammaproteobacteria bacterium:
GCAGCTTCTGTAATAACACGTGTCGTGTCTTGGAACGAAGCAGCAGACAAGAAAGAGTCGGTTGAAAGCGATGCTTTAGTGATTCCTAACAACACGGGTTGATAAAGAATTTCCATTTTTCCTTCTGCTTTCAAATCTTCATTTTCTTGAAGAACCGCCGAACGTTCAATTTGATCGCCTTTCAAGTGCTTACCATCTCCAGGTGAAGTCACCAAGACTTTACGAAGCATTTGATTCACAATGACTTCGATATGTTTATCATTGATTTTAACCCCTTGCAGGCGATAAACGTCTTGAACTTCATTAACGATATAGCTCGCCAACCTATCGATTCCAAGCAATCGTAAAATGTCATGCGGATTAGCAGGACCGTCGGCAATAGTTTCGCCACGCTCAACATGCTCGCCTTCAAATACGTTAATGGTTCTCCACTTTGGAATTAACTCTTCGTGAATTTCACCCGTCGTTGAAGTGATCATTAAACGGCGCTTGCCTTTTGTTTCTTTACCAAAGCTGACCACACCTGAAGTTTCTGCTAATATCGCTGGATCTTTTGGTTTTCTCGCTTCGAATAAATCCGCAACGCGAGGTAAACCCCCAGTAATATCCCGTGTCTTTGAGGTTTCTTGTGGAATACGCGCCAAAATATCACCTATTTTTGCCGTTTTGCCATCTTCAACCGTGATAATCGCGTCTACAGGCAAGAAATACTGCACCGGCACATTGGTGCCAGGAATACAGAGATCGTCTCCTTTATCATCCACTAGTTTCAACATTGGTTTAAGCTCACGCCCACCTTTACCGCGTTGTTTAGCATCGGTAATAACAATACTTGATAACCCAGTCACTTCATCGGTTTGTTTATGAATCGTTGATCCTTCTAGCATATCAATAAATTTCACATACCCGGCAACTTCAGTAATAATTGGATGAGTATGTGGATCCCAGTTCGCTACAATTTCTCCGCCATTAACAAGCTGACCATCGATGTAGTTGAGCACAGCGCCATAAGGCACTTTATAACGTTCACGCTCTCTTAAATGCTTATCCACAACGACCAATTCACTTGAGCGCGATATAGTGACTTGCTTACCGTCTGCTCTATCCACTAGTTTTGCATTGACTAATTTAATCGTACCCGCGCCTTTAATTTGAATACTGTTCGCCACGACTGCTTTTGAAGCTGCTCCCCCGATATGGAAAGTTCTCATCGTCAACTGTGTTCCTGGCTCACCAATAGATTGTGCAGCAATAACCCCGACAGATTCACCAATATTGACTTGGTGTCCACGCGCAAGATCACGTCCGTAACATGCTGAACAAACCCCATAATGGGCTTCGCATGTAATAGGCGATCGCACTTTAACACGATCAACACTGGCTTTTTCTAATTCATCTACAAGATGCTCATCAAGTATCGTGCCTGCAGAAACTAATACTGTTTCTTCGCTCCCAGGAACATACACATCTTCTGCAACCGTACGACCTAAAACACGGTCACGCAATGGCTCTACAACATCCCCACCTTCAATAAGAGGCGTCATAATTAATCCGCGATCTGTTTTACAATCTACTAAAACAATCACCACGTCTTGTGCAACATCGACCAAGCGCCGTGTTAAATAACCTGAGTTAGCTGTTTTAAGTGCCGTATCTGCAAGACCTTTACGCGCACCGTGAGTAGAAATAAAGTATTGCGCTACATTTAAGCCTTCACGAAAATTCGCCGTAATCGGTGTTTCAATAATCGAGCCATCTGGCCTAGCCATCAATCCTCGCATACCCGCTAACTGACGAATCTGCGCTGCAGAACCCCGCGCGCCTGAGTCAGCCATCATATAAATAGAGTTAAATGATTCTTGCTCAACACTCTTTCCTGCTTTAGTCATAACTGGCTCTTTTGAGAGATTATCCATCATGGCTTTAGCCACTTGATCATTTGCTCGCGACCATATATCTACTACTTTGTTATAGCGCTCACCTTGTGTTACTAAGCCAGAAGAAAATTGCTGTTCAATTTCCTTCACTTCATGTTCTGCTGCTTCTACAATTTCCTGCTTCGCTAATGGAATAACCAAATCGTTAATACCAATAGAAATCCCTGCGACAGTCGCATAATTAAAACCCGTATACATTAGATGATCGCAAAGGATTACTGTGTCTTTTAAGCCTAATGTTCTGTAACAAGTATTGATTACTTTAGAAATAGCAGACTTAGTCATCACTTTATTAATAACACTAAAAGGCATCCCAGAAGGAA
This window encodes:
- the rpoC gene encoding DNA-directed RNA polymerase subunit beta', with protein sequence MLDLRHILRPDAKGDNFNGVRISLASPEMIRSWSFGEVKKPETINYRTFKPERDGLFCAKIFGPIKDYECLCGKYKRLKHRGVVCEKCGVEVTLSKVRRDRMGHIELACPVAHIWFLKSLPSRIGLLLDMTLRDIERILYFEAFVVTEPGMTQLERGQLLTDEEYYDAIEEYGDEFEAHMGAEAIQQLLSDVDLKEEIATIYETLPTTSSETKLKKLAKRLKLLEAFNDSGNHPEWMILNVLPVLPPELRPLVPLDGGRFATSDLNDLYRRTINRNNRLKRLLDLNAPDIIVRNEKRMLQEAVDALLDNGRRGRAITGANKRPLKSLADMIKGKQGRFRQNLLGKRVDYSGRSVIVVGPTLRLHQCGLPKKMALELFKPFIFSKLQYRGLANTIKAAKKMVERGEPEVWDILEEVIREHPVLLNRAPTLHRLGIQAFEPLLVEGKAIQLHPLVCTAYNADFDGDQMAVHVPLSLEAQLEARTLMMSSNNILSPANGEPIIVPSQDVVLGLYYLTRGRVNAAGEGMCFSSVNEAELAYRNGIVELQAAVEVRLKDGEGYVRHKTTVGRALLSNIIPSGMPFSVINKVMTKSAISKVINTCYRTLGLKDTVILCDHLMYTGFNYATVAGISIGINDLVIPLAKQEIVEAAEHEVKEIEQQFSSGLVTQGERYNKVVDIWSRANDQVAKAMMDNLSKEPVMTKAGKSVEQESFNSIYMMADSGARGSAAQIRQLAGMRGLMARPDGSIIETPITANFREGLNVAQYFISTHGARKGLADTALKTANSGYLTRRLVDVAQDVVIVLVDCKTDRGLIMTPLIEGGDVVEPLRDRVLGRTVAEDVYVPGSEETVLVSAGTILDEHLVDELEKASVDRVKVRSPITCEAHYGVCSACYGRDLARGHQVNIGESVGVIAAQSIGEPGTQLTMRTFHIGGAASKAVVANSIQIKGAGTIKLVNAKLVDRADGKQVTISRSSELVVVDKHLRERERYKVPYGAVLNYIDGQLVNGGEIVANWDPHTHPIITEVAGYVKFIDMLEGSTIHKQTDEVTGLSSIVITDAKQRGKGGRELKPMLKLVDDKGDDLCIPGTNVPVQYFLPVDAIITVEDGKTAKIGDILARIPQETSKTRDITGGLPRVADLFEARKPKDPAILAETSGVVSFGKETKGKRRLMITSTTGEIHEELIPKWRTINVFEGEHVERGETIADGPANPHDILRLLGIDRLASYIVNEVQDVYRLQGVKINDKHIEVIVNQMLRKVLVTSPGDGKHLKGDQIERSAVLQENEDLKAEGKMEILYQPVLLGITKASLSTDSFLSAASFQDTTRVITEAAVRGARDMLRGLKENVLVGRLIPAGTGHAYHAARAAGKPFDADVKSAEQDLVDLEDAFAKALAENDQAQRKLDASDEV